The window CAGGTTTTGTTTTGGTggtttcttctctcttttttaaaaaacttttcaAAACCACCCTTATCAGTTTCTCTCTCTTTATTTCTAAGTTTCTCTCTCTTACTTAACAACAAAATTAAACCacccaaaaacaaacaaaaaccaTTTGAACTTATCTGCAACAAAAGTAGCAAACTCTTATGAGAACTTCCCAGAACCGTCCACAAGAGTTAGTAGCGATAATAAGCCGTGGTGGGTTGTTTTTATTTGTGAATTCTGACGATCTTAGTTTGTTGTTTGGTGAGTGCTTTTCGCACTAATACAGACTACAAATGTTTGTCTtgtagaaaagaaaaaaggaattgTTCTATGTTCACAAGTTCATGACTTATTTGGTTTTGCCGGAATTCTACTTCCACTCTCCACTTTCCTGTTCGTATTTAGAGTAGTCTTACCAATTAATCGCATCCTTTTATAGGTATTTTAGTACTTAAATTGTACAAGTTGTGCTTTAATACAGTATTTAGTTAGAGAGTACTGTATTGAATAATCAAGAACCAGAAAGAGTCGCTTTCACTAGACTATATATTTGCTATTAGTGAGTATTTTTAGAGAGATGCCCTAGGCTAGCAGCAGATGGTTTATGTTGCATATATATTTGATATACGGTGGTGTGGGGGAAGGAGAGAAAGAAAGGGTCCCTTTTGCTTCCTCTAAACCTAGCTTGCTTCCTTAATCAGTTACAAAGCTACTCACTTCCTTATCCGTACGCAGAGTATCTCTGcccattctctctctctctaaacttCTCTTTTTTCTCAAACCCTCTTCTTCGTTTTTTCACCTTACTTCGTATATAACGAAAGGAGGGTTTTTCCTTTTTCTCGCTACCATTTAGTTGTAAAAATCAAGAAACAAAGATGAAAAGAGGATTAGAGTATCATGGTAAGCAAGATTTGGAGGATGGATTAGAGAATGTTATGGTTGCTATAGATGATATTCAAAGCCACCAGCAGACTACTGAATTTGTACCTATGGAGGAAGAACACGTACTTGGGTCTATTGTGGGTGACACTGAGATTTTTCTTGATGGAGATGGTAGTCATtcacatcatcatcatcatcttgatGTGAATGATACTTCCATTTTTTCCACCGACTTCCTCCCTCTCCCTGATTTCCCATGcatgtcttcttcttcatcaacttCTTCAGCCCCTACTGCTCTTTCTAAACCTTTTCCTACTTCCTCTTCATCCTCTTCGGCTTCTTCTTCTAATTCTGCTTCATGGGCAGTTCTTAAATCTGACGCAGAAGAAGATGTCCACAAGAATATCCAACCACCAGCTTTGTCGTCAACCACTTCAATGGAATTAAGTCTCCCTCCGCCAGAAGATGATGTTGATTGCTTAAACGTTATGGAAGATCTTGGATACATGGATCTTATCGACGGAAATGAATTTTGGGATCCTTGTACACTTTTCCAAAGTGATAATCAAAATCCACAAGATTACAACATGTCAGATCAGTCATTCCAACTCTCACAAGATCATCAGCAGAATCAAGAAAGCAAACCGCAGCTCGAAGAAGAAGGTGATGATGATCAAAATGATGGGCTGAGTTTTTTCACAGGTAACAGTGAGCTAGCCGTTATCTTCTTCGAGTGGCTGAAGCAAAACAAAGACTACATCTCTGCAGAAGACATGAGGAGTATTAAGCTCAAGCGTTCCACTATAGAAAGTGCTTCGAAACGCTTGGGCGGTTCAAAAGAAGGGAAGAAGCAGCTGTTGAGACTCATACTTGAATGGGTTGAACAATACCAACTGCAAAAGAAAGCAGCAGCTACTGCCGCCTCTGATTCTCCTTGTCAATATCAAGAGTCTCAGCTTCATGATTCGAGCCCTAACCCGAACTCCAATTTCCAGTATAATAACGCTGTTGCATCTGATCCAAATGCTTGCTTCTATCCTTCGCCATGGATGCCAACCCCCTCTCCTTATATCCCCGGCCCCGATCCTTTTTACCCGACTCCTATGGCGCCGGGGTACGCAGGGGATCCTTACTCTAATGTACCTTCATTTACAAATATGGAATATCAGACCATGGAATCTGCTCAATCGTGGCCTCCATCGCAATTCTCCGCGATGGCAGCTTCGCAATACACTCCATTTCCTGAAAATGAAAATAACCTCGCCACTCAGGCTAATCCTCAGGGTTTGTTCAGTCAATATCCTTACCAACTTTACGATGGGAATGGCGAGAGATTGGCGAGGTTGGGCTCATCTGCTACTAAAGAGGCTAGGAAAAAGAGAATGGCTCGGCAGAGGCGATTACCGTCACACCATTATCGCCACCACAGCCATCAAACTCAGCATCAGAGCCAAAGTAGTGACCAAAGTTTAAGGATAGTTGGAGAGAATTGTACAATGTCTCCAGCTAATAATCCTGGGAATTGGGTTTATTGGCCTTCTGCTGCTTCGTCACCAATGATGATGGTTCCACCACCTGAGGCACCACAGCCACATCCTATGACCGAGAGGCCCGGGATGCAACCTCAAAACCATCAAAAGCATGCTTCTGCAGACAAGCGAT is drawn from Nicotiana tabacum cultivar K326 chromosome 22, ASM71507v2, whole genome shotgun sequence and contains these coding sequences:
- the LOC107768500 gene encoding B3 domain-containing transcription factor ABI3-like, with the protein product MKRGLEYHGKQDLEDGLENVMVAIDDIQSHQQTTEFVPMEEEHVLGSIVGDTEIFLDGDGSHSHHHHHLDVNDTSIFSTDFLPLPDFPCMSSSSSTSSAPTALSKPFPTSSSSSSASSSNSASWAVLKSDAEEDVHKNIQPPALSSTTSMELSLPPPEDDVDCLNVMEDLGYMDLIDGNEFWDPCTLFQSDNQNPQDYNMSDQSFQLSQDHQQNQESKPQLEEEGDDDQNDGLSFFTGNSELAVIFFEWLKQNKDYISAEDMRSIKLKRSTIESASKRLGGSKEGKKQLLRLILEWVEQYQLQKKAAATAASDSPCQYQESQLHDSSPNPNSNFQYNNAVASDPNACFYPSPWMPTPSPYIPGPDPFYPTPMAPGYAGDPYSNVPSFTNMEYQTMESAQSWPPSQFSAMAASQYTPFPENENNLATQANPQGLFSQYPYQLYDGNGERLARLGSSATKEARKKRMARQRRLPSHHYRHHSHQTQHQSQSSDQSLRIVGENCTMSPANNPGNWVYWPSAASSPMMMVPPPEAPQPHPMTERPGMQPQNHQKHASADKRSQNWKSEKNLKFLLQKVLKQSDVGNLGRIVLPKKEAESHLPELESRDGISIAMEDIGTSRVWNMKYRFWPNNKSRMYLLENTGDFVRTNGLQEGDFIVLYADTKCGKYLIRGVKVRQTGPKAEGKKPAKKNVRNSSSAVALMKQLVK